A portion of the Podospora pseudoanserina strain CBS 124.78 chromosome 2, whole genome shotgun sequence genome contains these proteins:
- a CDS encoding hypothetical protein (COG:T; EggNog:ENOG503Q6IU): MSSLNTESTSGLCDSCRGVSPFTVSSIRTTATGQQLGYRHRTYQDLEQSSSLCPLCKLILDELIKASHPTIKLKKGRVHQVLLSSDKYHSVEHTRRELCVITVLVTNSNARAFLHAWADPSSDAALSGDIAGHALHPAPNSPGAFRQIQTWLETCLRSHTECNSVPLADADTSSTTRFPTRLLDVGTNNTPFVKVTDRQNALGRYAALSYCWGPAATQLRTLKSNLAEHTTTGINISAMPATLRDAVIATRNLGLRYLWIDALCIIQDDSPDWLREAPQMGLIYQNAHLTIAATGSSSSTGGLFHPRDTITNQSVVELSYLPPGCTKPRTFFVGPHTPFFDKVVTASVWNSRGWVLQERNLSRRIVLFSVGQLFFECIRHSVAEDGLVLAAHQEKRLGSSASVSHGPAWAWCAIVQNYTACDLTYGEDKLFAVEGMIANVKARDPRNSISFCAGVAVGGPGSDMLAVNMMWRADGNRAMEEVKLREKTKWTRRAPSWSWASLDGPVAWEPFVPEGRVECCVEIEGGVPSGVMPDDQMIREARLLLRGLTVEVVRSSGERLGDVGCDIHAYVIDFEEHSACYALLGGDVEEVLGWGVFDRGDRVAGPFMAVVVSRNVDEEDEQKQSLNVLLVKQNSAELGDLYVRVGMGELTKFVNCKFKKRELIIA, from the exons ATGAGCTCTCTGAACACGGAAAGCACCTCGGGCCTCTGCGATTCCTGTCGTGGTGTATCACCATTTACAGTCTCATCCATACGCACAACAGCCACCGGTCAGCAACTCGGCTACCGCCACCGAACCTATCAAGACCTGGAGCAATCTTCAAGTCTCTGTCCGCTTTGCAAGTTAATACTTGACGAGCTAATCAAAGCCTCgcatcccaccatcaagctgAAGAAAGGGAGGGTACACCAGGTACTGCTGTCTTCAGACAAATACCACAGTGTAGAACACACAAGACGTGAGCTCTGTGTAATAACAGTTCTCGTAACTAATTCCAACGCCCGAGCTTTTTTGCATGCTTGGGCAGATCCGTCAAGTGATGCAGCTCTATCTGGGGATATTGCCGGCCACGCTCTTCATCCAGCACCAAACTCCCCTGGAGCTTTCCGCCAAATCCAGACATGGCTCGAAACCTGTCTGAGAAGCCATACAGAGTGCAACTCTGTGCCCTTGGCGGATGCAGACACATCATCCACAACCCGCTTTCCCACCAGGCTGTTGGACGTCGGGACTaacaacaccccctttgTCAAAGTGACGGATCGTCAGAATGCACTGGGACGATATGCGGCGTTGAGCTACTGCTGGGGTCCAGCAGCCACACAACTTCGTACCCTCAAGTCGAACTTGGCTGAACACACCACCACGGGAATAAACATATCCGCCATGCCAGCCACCCTCCGCGATGCCGTCATTGCAACGAGGAATCTCGGCCTCCGCTACCTCTGGATTGACGCCCTTTGTATCATCCAGGATGATAGCCCCGACTGGCTGCGAGAGGCACCCCAAATGGGCCTCATCTACCAAAACGCCCACCTTACCATTGCCGCGACGGGTTCTAGCTCGTCCACCGGCGGTTTGTTTCACCCTCGAGACACCATCACAAATCAGTCCGTTGTTGAGCTCTCTTACCTACCACCGGGATGTACAAAGCCCCGAACATTCTTCGTGGGACCACATACCCCATTCTTTGACAAAGTCGTCACCGCGAGCGTATGGAACAGCAGGGGCTGGGTCCTCCAGGAACGAAATCTGAGCCGGAGAATTGTCCTGTTTTCTGTCGGACAGCTGTTCTTTGAGTGTATCCGGCATAGTGTTGCTGAGGATGGTCTTGTCTTGGCAGCA CATCAAGAAAAACGTCTCGGCAGCAGCGCCTCCGTTTCCCACGGTCCCGCCTGGGCGTGGTGCGCCATTGTTCAGAATTACACCGCGTGTGATCTTACCTATGGGGAGGATAAGTTAtttgctgttgagggtatGATTGCCAATGTCAAGGCTAGGGATCCGAGGAATAGTATTTCGTTTTGCGCAGGAGTGGCTGTTGGCGGTCCGGGGAGTGACATGCTTGCGGTGAATATGATGTGGCGTGCGGATGGGAATCGGGCGATGGAGGAAGTgaagttgagggagaagaccAAGTGGACGCGGCGAGCACCTAGTTGGTCTTGGGCTTCGTTGGACGGACCGGTGGCGTGGGAGCCGTTTGTtccggaggggagggtggaatGTTGTGTGGAGATTGAAGGGGGTGTGCCGTCTGGAGTGATGCCTGATGATCAAATGATTAGAGAGGCGAGGCTGTTATTGAGGGGCCTGactgtggaggtggtgagatcTTCTGgtgagaggttgggggatgtgggTTGTGATATCCATGCTTATGTGATCGATTTTGAGGAGCATTCTGCGTGCTATGCtctgttgggtggtgatgtcgaggaggttcttggttggggggtgttCGATCGAGGGGATAGGGTTGCTGGCCCTTTTATGGCGGTTGTTGTGT
- a CDS encoding hypothetical protein (COG:G; COG:O; EggNog:ENOG503NVTF; CAZy:AA2) produces the protein MRTRTSKGSILAGLLLAAGAGTGRADPTWPAPTDQMEEIVFQLQGMDGSLFSDNITPCDNEAAGPGRVTASEWLRVAFHDMATHNRFFDRGGLDGSLQFELRSSENTGPGHNTTLQFYATYLSSRSSLADLIAAGAYAAVRACGGPVIPLRLGRKDALTAGSSGVPQPENSVGSFVSQFDRMGFSQTEMIQVVACGHTLGGVHRTEFPNIIPAGVSNIPFDTSKATFDNRIATEYVSGNTTNPLVVGPAIAINRHSDFKVFNSDGNATISTMTSPSAFQSICQTVLQKMIDVVPSTVTLTPPIAPYTVKPQDMQLTLQSGGASFLLTGKIRVRTTEIPGSTVTNLVLTWKDRNGGNSCGSLSSCSTTATLQGIANGFDDTFAFFPIEATIPTSSGISSFTITINRNDGSSQTFDNNGNTYPLSDAVVLQKTQSCLLQTSGQLTVAAVVRNDVVGVPVNLDIEYQTPRTGNSGNPVPAINTATVQMTEGDCIGPYTFYSASYTIPGGRSYNARISITAGEHTDDFNKASIFGGTCGSFTGTLACGNVTEPVSTTSSATASSTSTSVSSSVVTTTTTSSTGIPTPSIRPSVGGYNFVDCWTEGAGGIRALGGASFAYDEMTLESCAANCTGFDLWGTEYGRECYCGNSLHSSSSEAPEAECNMPCGGDPSAFCGAGNRIQLYSTTATRSTSATPTPTATLSIKPTVGAYVRVGCQTEASAGRALSGNSYASDDMTLESCAAFCSGFTYFGTQYSRECFCGNTINGNSAPAPDADCSMTCAGDPFSYCGAGNRLELYILETASTSTTGVPPVEVTTTATATATSTTSAAPTGTLSRVPTVSPYSYAGCYTEGTGSRALTGKSTYDSEMTLEFCAGYCSGYKYMATQYSAECFCGNTLHSTSTEAAQGDCSMTCAGNEFQYCGGPNRLELYVQEDVEAPAAPSQPETVGNWTFYQCRTEGSPGRALAAETYAADTMTLESCADFCAGYTYFGTEYARECFCGNSFGVGSIEAPAAECSMTCAGNGSQFCGAGNRLSIYQAA, from the exons ATGAGAACCAGAACCAGCAAGGGCTCTATCCTTGCCGGCCTGCTCCTGGCAGCGGGAGCGGGAACCGGCAGGGCGGATCCGACATGGCCCGCACCTACCGATcagatggaggagattgttTTCCAGCTTCAGGGCATGGACGGGAGTTTGTTCAGTGATAACATCACGCCTTGTGATAATGAGGCCGCTGGGCCGGGGAGGGTGACAGCTAGCGAGTGGCTGCGCGTTGCTTTTCA TGACATGGCTACCCACAACAGGTTTTTCGACCGGGGCGGTCTCGACGGCTCGTTGCAATTCGAGCTCAGAAGCTCTGAAAACACGGGCCCAGGACACAACACCACACTCCAGTTCTACGCGACATACTTGTCCAGCCGGTCAAGTCTTGCAGATCTGATCGCGGCCGGAGCGTATGCCGCTGTTCGCGCCTGCGGAGGACCAGTCATTCCACTGAGATTAGGACGCAAGGATGCGCTGACGGCCGGCTCCTCTGGTGTTCCCCAACCAGAGAACTCAGTTGGCAGTTTCGTATCGCAGTTCGACCGCATGGGCTTCTCCCAAACTGAGATGATTCAAGTCGTGGCCTGTGGTCATACGCTCGGAGGAGTTCACAGGACCGAGTTCCCCAACATCATTCCCGCCGGCGTGTCAAATATTCCCTTTGATACGTCCAAGGCCACCTTCGACAACAGAATTGCCACCGAGTATGTGTCtggcaacaccaccaacccccttgtAGTCGGTCCAGCTATTGCCATCAACCGCCATTCCGATTTCAAGGTCTTCAACAGTGACGGAAACGCGACCATCAGCACGATGACTTCGCCAAGTGCTTTCCAAAGCATCTGCCAGACTGTTTTGCAGAAGATGATCGACGTGGTGCCCTCCACTGTGACCTTGACTCCACCTATCGCTCCTTACACCGTCAAGCCGCAGGATATGCAGCTTACCCTTCAGTCTGGTGGTgccagcttcctcctcacTGGAAAGATCCGTGTCCGGACCACCGAGATTCCGGGTAGCACCGTCACCAACTTGGTCTTGACGTGGAAGGACCGGAACGGTGGCAACAGCTGTGGCTCTTTGTCATCCTGCTCCACGACCGCTACTCTCCAGGGTATTGCCAATGGTTTCGATGACACAtttgctttctttcccaTTGAGGCCACCATCCCTACATCGTCGGGTATCTCTTCCTTCACgatcaccatcaaccgcaATGATGGCTCCAGCCAAACATTTGATAACAATGGAAACACCTATCCCTTGTCGGATGCCGTTGTCTTGCAAAAGACTCAGAGCTGCCTGTTGCAGACATCAGGCCAACTCACTGTTGCGGCCGTTGTTCGCAACGATGTCGTCGGTGTTCCAGTGAACCTCGATATCGAGTATCAGACGCCCCGTACCGGTAATAGCGGCAACCCAGTCCCTGCCATCAACACAGCTACTGTTCAAATGACCGAGGGTGACTGTATCGGCCCCTACACTTTCTACTCGGCCAGCTACACCATCCCCGGCGGCCGCAGCTACAATGCCAGAATCAGCATCACTGCTGGCGAGCACACCGATGACTTCAACAAGGCCAGCATCTTTGGCGGTACATGTGGCAGCTTTACAGGCACCCTTGCCTGCGGTAACGTTACTGAGCCCGTgagcaccaccagctccgccaCTGCTTCCAGCACCTCGACCTCGGTCTCTAGCAGCGTCGTCACAACCACGActaccagcagcaccggTATTCCCACCCCTAGCATCAGACCCAGCGTTGGTGGCTACAACTTTGTTGACTGCTGGACCGAAGGCGCTGGTGGCATCCGCGCTCTTGGCGGTGCGTCTTTTGCCTACGATGAGATGACTCTTGAATCCTGCGCCGCCAACTGCACTGGTTTCGATCTCTGGGGTACTGAGTATGGCCGTGAGTGCTACTGCGGAAACAGCCTTCACTCCAGCAGCTCCGAGGCTCCTGAAGCCGAGTGCAACATGCCCTGCGGTGGCGATCCCAGTGCCTTCTGCGGTGCTGGCAACAGAATCCAGCTCTACTCTACCACGGCCACTCGCAGCACGTCTGCTACCCCCACGCCAACTGCCACCTTGAGCATCAAGCCCACTGTTGGTGCTTATGTGCGTGTTGGATGCCAGACTGAGGCCTCTGCCGGTCGCGCCTTGTCGGGGAACAGCTATGCTTCTGATGACATGACTCTTGAGTCTTGTGCTGCTTTCTGCAGCGGCTTCACGTATTTCGGCACTCAGTACTCTCGTGAAT GCTTCTGCGGAAACACCATCAATGGTAATAGCGCCCCTGCCCCTGATGCGGATTGCAGCATGACTTGCGCCGGCGATCCCTTCTCCTACTGCGGTGCTGGCAACAGATTGGAACTATACATCCTGGAGACTGCGTCTACCTCAACCACCGGTGTACCTCCTGTCGAAG TTACGACCACGGCCACTGCCACTGCCACGTCTACCACTTCTGCTGCCCCCACAGGAACACTTTCCCGGGTGCCTACCGTCTCTCCCTATAGTTACGCCGGCTGCTACACCGAGGGCACTGGCTCCCGCGCCCTCACCGGCAAGAGCACTTATGACTCCGAGATGACCCTCGAGTTCTGTGCCGGCTATTGCTCTGGTTACAAGTACATGGCCACCCAGTACAGCGCCGAGTGTTTCTGCGGGAACACGCTTCACTCGACCTCCACTGAGGCCGCCCAGGGCGACTGCTCCATGACCTGCGCCGGCAACGAGTTCCAGTACTGCGGAGGCCCCAACAGACTCGAGCTGTACGTCCAGGAGGACGTCGAAGCCCCAGCTGCCCCTTCCCAGCCAGAGACCGTTGGCAATTGGACCTTTTACCAGTGCAGAACAGAGGGAAGCCCAGGACGCGCCTTGGCTGCCGAGACATACGCCGCTGACACCATGACTCTCGAGTCTTGCGCTGACTTTTGCGCTGGCTACACTTACTTTGGTACCGAGTACGCTAGGGAGTGCTTCTGCGGTAACTCTTTTGGTGTTGGCTCGATCGAGGCGCCTGCGGCAGAGTGCTCCATGACTTGCGCGGGTAACGGATCGCAGTTCTGCGGTGCTGGTAACCGTCTGAGTATTTACCAAGCTGCTTAG
- a CDS encoding hypothetical protein (EggNog:ENOG503P04M; COG:K), translating to MPGSESPARQISPEAENMQPRSPPSGSGSEPESSSQQAGTADRPKTTKRRAARACESCRRRKVRCDVVTQSPCTNCLYEKVECLVPECRRKRKHHSRVSESLGSSVGSSTEASLLRAKCLGSAAPMGYAQNGQNLDFTYTGNPLLRQQLFSQAGSDAIRNQQYLNLSYQNGAAGFGSNAPLRPRVSPSLLYQNTGFPPLQPAIEVSQQLKSVLEAQAPPIASAEPQLPAFIKPIPKAVSPEDLDYLNAKKALTLPHPQLRNALLKAYVEYVHPYMPVMDVHPFLNAINDQTGQSGKISLLLFQAVMFVATAFVDEDLLKAEGYQDRREARKAFFSKARVLYDCDTELDRLHLVQALLMMTYWYESPDDQKDTWHWMGVAISLAQTIGVHRNPVATNFPPAKRGLWKRIWWSCYMRDRMIALGMRRPTRIKDDDFDVPMLEEGDFEIGRLREDNQLLGPDCALVRDVEMQRELAFMCIEMAKLCLLVSEMLRAQYSILSRGGMRPDVTTASTMMLLPKKDQNPDGFAMTQQVDAMLNQWAVGLPSCCRRQPVPLTPIEEGRRPVVLQRHLLHLIYYTTVSALHRPQFLRPQRAEPVIPTKAQQYSQERVRDASREVIKMVTELRQHGLERCLPTTGVTVLLPAMIIQLLDSTALDADDQTRAQAAQGFKELLAVMRNLKEIYAAASYAVNFMTCVLQGRASQQQVQRPQQAFQSVSTATPGGGMNMMPSSMPERPSTPPPDDSQFISSAMQGVNNLYNHPQHQTPGFAGSGMAAGGGAEMEDTIMMMGGQTPPGTDYDSGSPGAEHGGGGLDGGGEETLKHHFGGAQQSATNGAGNEVVYSEWLEEYPGDIGGPDGEFLGMGMDMGGSGLGVVGEEANARYEWNSMSMGG from the exons atGCCCGGATCAGAGTCACCAGCTCGGCAAATATCACCCGAAGCCGAAAACATGCAGCCGAGGTCGCCTCCGTCAGGCTCGGGCTCGGAGCCCGAGAGCAGTAGCCAGCAAGCCGGCACCGCCGACAGAccaaaaaccaccaaacGCCGTGCCGCGAGAGCCTGCGAATCATGCCGGAGACGCAAGGTTCGCTGTGATGTTGTCACTCAGAGCCCCTGCACCAACTGTCTGTACGAGAAGGTGGAGTGCCTGGTTCCAGAGTGCAGGAGGAAAAG AAAGCATCACTCAAGAGTCTCAGAATCTCTCGGCTCGAGTGTCGGGTCGAGTACCGAGGCTTCGCTCCTGCGGGCCAAGTGCCTCGGCTCAGCCGCGCCAATGGGCTACGCTCAGAACGGCCAAAATCTCGACTTCACTTACACCGGCAATCCTCTTTTGAGGCAGCAGCTGTTTTCCCAGGCCGGGAGTGACGCGATACGAAACCAGCAGT ATCTGAATCTCTCCTATCAGAACGGTGCAGCCGGCTTTGGCTCAAATGCTCCTCTCAGGCCGAGGGTGTCTCCCTCGCTGCTGTACCAAAACACCGGCTTCCCACCGCTTCAGCCTGCCATCGAAGTCAGCCAGCAGCTCAAATCGGTCCTCGAGGCTCAGGCACCACCAATAGCATCGGCGGAGCCGCAGCTGCCGGCTTTCATCAAACCGATTCCCAAGGCTGTCTCCCCCGAGGATCTCGACTACCTCAATGCCAAGAAGGCTCTCACGCTCCCGCATCCTCAGCTACGAAATGCTCTGCTCAAGGCGTACGTCGAATATGTGCACCCGTACATGCCCGTGATGGACGTCCATCCTTTCCTCAATGCGATCAACGACCAGACGGGCCAATCCGGCAAGATCAGCTTGCTGTTATTTCAGGCCGTCATGTTTGTGGCGACTGCTTTTGTCGATGAGGACTTGTTGAAGGCCGAGGGTTATCAGGACCGGAGGGAGGCGCGGAAGGCCTTCTTCAGCAAAGCGAGG GTTCTGTATGACTGCGATACTGAACTCGACCGCCTGCACCTGGTCCAGGCTCTTCTCATGATGACTTACTGGTACGAATCACCAGACGACCAAAAAGACACCTGGCACTGGATGGGCGTGGCCATCTCACTGGCCCAGACCATCGGTGTGCATCGCAACCCGGTGGCGACGAATTTCCCGCCAGCAAAGAGGGGATTGTGGAAGCGGATCTGGTGGTCATGCTACATGCGGGATCGCATGATCGCCCTCGGGATGCGCAGGCCGACCAGGATCAAGGACGACGACTTTGACGTGCCAatgctggaggagggcgactTTGAAATCGGCAGACTCCGGGAGGACAACCAACTGCTGGGCCCTGACTGCGCTCTGGTCCGCGACGTCGAGATGCAGAGGGAGCTGGCGTTCATGTGCATCGAGATGGCGAAGCTGTGTCTTCTTGTCAGCGAGATGCTCAGGGCGCAATACTCGATCCTCAGCAGAGGCGGCATGCGGCCGGACGTCACGACAGCGAGCACGATGATGCTCCTGCCCAAGAAGGACCAGAACCCGGACGGCTTTGCCATGACTCAGCAGGTCGACGCCATGCTCAACCAGTGGGCTGTCGGCCTGCCGTCGTGCTGTCGGCGCCAGCCGGTGCCCCTGACCCCCATCGAAGAAGGGCGCAGGCCTGTTGTCCTGCAGCGCCACCTCTTGCATCTCATCTACTACACCACCGTCTCGGCCCTCCACAGGCCGCAGTTCCTCCGCCCTCAGAGAGCCGAGCCCGTCATCCCGACAAAAGCCCAGCAGTACTCCCAAGAACGGGTGCGTGACGCATCAAGGGAGGTGATCAAAATGGTCACCGAACTCCGCCAGCACGGTCTAGAGCGgtgcctccccaccaccggcgtcaccgtcctcctccccgcaaTGATCATCCAACTCCTCGACTCGACCGCCCTCGACGCAGACGACCAGACCAGAGCCCAAGCCGCCCAGGGCTTCAAGGAGCTCCTCGCCGTCATGAGAAACCTGAAGGAAATCTACGCCGCGGCATCCTACGCCGTCAACTTTATGACCTGTGTTCTCCAGGGACGGgcctcgcagcagcaggtgcaGAGGCCGCAGCAGGCGTTTCAGAGCGTGTCCACTGCTActcctggtggtgggatgaacATGATGCCTTCTTCCATGCCGGAGCGGCCGTCGACGCCGCCACCGGATGACTCGCAGTTTATCAGCTCGGCTATGCAGGGGGTCAATAACCTTTACAATCACCCCCAGCATCAGACGCCCGGGTTCgcggggagtgggatggcggctggtggtggtgcggagatggaggatactatcatgatgatgggtgggcAGACGCCCCCCGGGACGGATTATGACTCTGGGTCGCCTGGGGCGGAgcatgggggtggtggtcttgatggtggcggggaggagACGTTGAAGCACCACTTTGGGGGGGCTCAGCAGAGCGCGACTAACGGGGCGGGGAATGAGGTGGTGTATAGTGAGTGGTTGGAGGAGTATCCGGGTGATATTGGGGGGCCGGATGGGGAgtttttggggatggggatggataTGGGTGGTTCGGGGTTGGGTgtcgtgggggaggaggccaatGCGAGGTATGAGTGGAACTCTATGAGCATgggtggttga
- a CDS encoding hypothetical protein (EggNog:ENOG503NXMM; COG:S): MDDPPPMTAAQHHYAAPRGRQLGTIPEHHATTAGGPRTTDDLLLNLTPRAAVEAFQNPSGSLKTSIDAATPFEQAFAMRAAIASSNIADWLEDLSSWPWPKGGGSAGFEMPMAKRRRVSNGIDQADEDDQMYIGSLEVSQVVRYEKRIDEINQGLEKLDIEEIKTQVLHNHIMPLSRPGTPLLDSGRSVSSALSTLARMDDLTALLTATLMQALPNISKLTRLLSIWTFRLLVLRRIPVFLKSLADAEVALQSGWHAIGVKSTKTDAADTASSNGPPSGTNGVTVLSQKEHEVMKTVLERKVARTGRDLDAMLDLLEGQLDTLPEEWIDRVDSLEHEYGEWTVACEQKIREAELAELARTTPELKTRRVASGDKSPIPPPTPESKAATDIAEPVVVEGEENSISEGFNSSASSRREYFPLFGMPEEPTKSEPRSQDGINNAPQDLSKRLGLPIKFDRPDWPAIKVHEPAEEYDTNPIRSSLDGTRKWSRFDGNDHLVSFDGLEEEKKKESTGLAGSSSEQDRVSDVLDGTSGLDTTGTPSYHSEDEYELTDGSDDFVPQPDLPVLPRSRRASDSGTVVHEASLARFMDFSSDSLDQGTPERPRRRDVDLARSPAESYRSPSSPPALNRVANRSMSVSFNEEPMIRHLPSISSSPKTPNYNHSSLYDDEVPTQPNTPDKANGPDEKLQQQISDILQSVPAKIRLTSVLPPINLNPPDFKMPTARKKMSNPNLKRSVSNMSLRSNGSRAGTPSFTLAPALGRTPRQRPKPGNPEIKLYHLSRSNGEAPIKLFIRCVGEHGERVMVRVGGGWADLGEYLKEYASHHGRRSAVAEASKVEVKDIPRSATAMAMRGDGTLGSTPPSRPASSHRPMSSHATRNDDSLGQLKVRKVRRSSAAVGSETPLATVTGPGNRSNTPSTGGSRSSSRLSWPQAGEKDKEEEVVLGMAGPRAKQIEMSEESKQWVESMKQKVRLASGEKMLPAYPSGAPDLESRFGELGKVGATKRLFRKPGGL, translated from the coding sequence atggaTGACCCACCGCCCATGACGGCTGCTCAACACCACTACGCGGCACCGCGGGGACGCCAGCTCGGCACAATTCCAGAACACCACGCGACGACCGCCGGCGGACCACGGACAACCGACGATTTGCTTCTGAACCTGACACCACGAGCTGCCGTCGAAGCTTTCCAGAACCCCTCAGGTTCCCTCAAAACATCCATCGATGCCGCGACACCCTTCGAACAGGCCTTTGCCATGCGGGCCGCCATTGCCTCGAGCAACATTGCGGATTGGCTCGAAGACCTTTCCAGCTGGCCATGGCCCAAGGGAGGAGGTTCTGCCGGATTTGAGATGCCAATggcaaagaggaggagagtttCCAATGGAATTGACCAGGCGGACGAAGACGACCAGATGTACATTGGCAGCCTCGAGGTCTCTCAGGTGGTCCGGTACGAGAAGCGCATTGACGAGATCAACCAGGGTCTGGAGAAACTCGACATTGAGGAGATCAAGACGCAGGTGCTACACAACCACATCATGCCGCTCTCTAGACCGGGGACCCCGTTGTTGGACTCGGGCCGTTCCGTCTCATctgccctctccaccttggcAAGGATGGACGATCTCACGGCGCTGCTCACGGCCACCCTCATGCAAGCGCTGCCGAATATCTCCAAGCTCACCAGGTTGCTGAGCATCTGGACATTTCGCCTGCTTGTTTTGCGCAGGATTCCCGTCTTTTTGAAGTCGCTTGCTGATGCCGAAGTGGCGCTTCAGTCTGGGTGGCACGCGATTGGTGTCAAGTCTACGAAGACGGATGCTGCTGATACTGCCAGCTCGAACGGACCCCCCTCAGGCACTAATGGAGTCACGGTTCTTTCCCAGAAGGAGCACGAAGTGATGAAGACGGTGCTCGAGCGCAAGGTCGCCAGAACCGGCCGGGACTTGGATGCCATGCTGGACCTGCTTGAAGGGCAGCTGGACACACTTCCTGAGGAATGGATTGACCGGGTGGACTCGTTGGAGCATGAGTATGGCGAGTGGACTGTTGCATGCGAGCAGAAGATTAGAGAAGCTGAGCTGGCAGAGCTTGCGCGGACGACACCTGAGCTAAAGACCCGGCGGGTCGCTTCTGGAGACAAGAGTCCCAttcctcccccaacgccaGAGAGCAAGGCGGCCACAGACATTGCTGAGccggtggttgttgagggggaagagaacAGCATCTCTGAAGGGTTCAACAGTTCTGCCTCATCACGGCGAGAGTATTTCCCTTTGTTTGGTATGCCAGAAGAACCAACAAAATCGGAGCCGCGCTCACAAGACGGCATCAACAACGCGCCACAGGACCTCAGCAAGCGACTGGGCCTGCCCATCAAATTTGACCGACCTGATTGGCCAGCCATCAAGGTCCACGAACCAGCCGAGGAATacgacaccaaccccatccgtTCAAGTCTCGACGGGACCCGAAAATGGTCTCGGTTTGACGGAAATGATCACCTGGTATCTTTTGATGGTCtagaggaagagaagaagaaggaatcGACTGGCTTGGCTGGTTCCTCTTCTGAGCAGGACCGTGTTTCGGACGTGCTCGACGGTACGAGCGGACTAGACACGACAGGGACCCCGTCGTACCACTCCGAGGACGAGTACGAACTGACGGATGGCTCGGATGACTTCGTGCCGCAGCCGGATCTGCCGGTATTGCCCCGTTCCAGGAGAGCAAGCGATTCCGGAACGGTGGTCCATGAGGCCAGCTTGGCTAGGTTCATGGATTTCTCGAGCGACAGCCTCGACCAAGGTACCCCTGAGCGCCCTCGGCGGCGCGACGTTGATCTTGCCAGAAGCCCCGCCGAGAGTTACCGATCACCGAGCTCTCCACCAGCTCTTAACCGCGTGGCTAATAGATCCATGTCGGTTAGCTTCAACGAGGAGCCCATGATCCGACATCTGCCCAGCATCTCGAGCTCTCCCAAGACGCCAAACTATAACCATTCCTCGTtgtatgatgatgaggttccAACACAGCCCAATACCCCTGACAAGGCCAACGGCCCAGATGAGAAGCTTCAGCAGCAGATTAGCGACATTCTTCAATCGGTCCCAGCTAAGATCCGGTTGACCTCAGTACTGCCGCCgatcaacctcaacccacccGACTTCAAGATGCCTACGGCACGCAAGAAGATGTCCAACCCTAACCTCAAACGCAGTGTTTCCAACATGTCCCTGAGATCCAACGGCTCGCGAGCTGGCACCCCTTCTTTCACTCTTGCACCCGCTCTTGGCCGCACTCCGCGGCAACGGCCCAAGCCTGGCAACCCGGAAATCAAACTCTACCACCTGTCCCGTTCCAACGGCGAAGCACCCATCAAGCTCTTCATAAGATGTGTCGGCGAGCACGGAGAGCGCGTTATGGTCCGAGTAGGCGGTGGCTGGGCAGATTTGGGCGAATACCTCAAAGAATATGCCAGCCATCACGGCCGACGATCCGCCGTGGCCGAGGCAAGCAAGGTGGAAGTGAAGGACATTCCCAGATCTGCCACCGCCATGGCCATGCGCGGCGACGGCACCCTCGGGTCGACACCTCCCAGCAGACCAGCATCTTCCCACAGACCGATGTCCTCCCACGCGACCAGGAATGACGACTCACTGGGTCAACTCAAGGTGCGCAAGGTGAGAAGATCCAGCGCAGCTGTCGGGAGTGAGACGCCACTGGCAACGGTGACGGGGCCAGGCAATCGCAGCAACACGCCTTCGACTGGTGGATCGAGGTCGAGTTCTAGGTTGAGCTGGCCTCAGGCTGGGGAGAAggataaggaggaggaggttgtgctTGGGATGGCGGGGCCGAGGGCGAAGCAGATTGAGATGAGCGAGGAGAGCAAGCAGTGGGTTGAGAGCATGAAGCAGAAGGTTAGGCTTGCCAGTGGTGAGAAGATGTTGCCTGCTTATCCCTCTGGGGCTCCGGATTTGGAGAGCAGAtttggggagctggggaaggTTGGGGCGACGAAGAGGCTGTTTAGGAAGCCGGGTGGGCTTTGA